The DNA region TCAAGCGGACTTCTCCATCAGCGTCACCACGCGCCGGCCCCGGGGCCAGGAGCGCGATGGCGTGGACTACCACTTCGTCGACGTGGCCACCTTCCAGCAGAAGATCGAACGCGGCGAGTTCGTGGAGTGGGCGGAGGTCTACGGGCACTTCTACGGAAGCCCCCAGTCGACGGTGGACGGGGCCCGCGCGCGCCGGGGCGTCGCCATCTTCGACATCGACGTCCAGGGGGGCCAGGCCATCAAGCGCAAGCACCCGGACGCGGTCCTCATCTTCGTGCTGCCCCCCTCCATGGAGGAGTTGGAGCGGCGGCTGAGGGATCGGAAGACCGACTCGGACGAGACCATCCGCCGGCGGATGCTGGCCGCCCGCTCGGAAATCGAACGAGGCATCGCCGCCTACGACTACATCGTCGTGAACGACGACTTCGAGCGGGCCTTCGGTGAGCTGCGCTCGGTCGTGTCCGCCGAGCAGTGCCGCCGGGGACGGGTGGACCTGTCCCGGCTGAAGCTGGGCGTCGGCGGGTGACGCTCGGGGCATGAAGCGCCGGAGCTCCTTCGTGCTCCACGCTTCGGGGCGAGCCCGGCAAGGCCCGTGAGCGAGCGGGCAGGCGGGCGCGGCGGAAAGAACTTGGTGACAACAAGTTGACGTTCGCCGCGAGGCTCCATAAATGGTCGTCCAGGTCGCTGGGGCGAGCCGGTTGTCCACGGCACCCCGGTTCCCCCAAAGGGATTGACTCGGGAAGCGGCGGTGGTAGAAGCCGCGCCCCCGCCACCAAGCCCGGGCACTGGCCCGGAGGACTTGGAGGTGGGACGTAGGGACAAGACGGAATACGGCGGTCAACGAAGCGAGTTGACAGGAGATGCGGCGGTGGTAGAAGCCGCGCCCCCGACGAAGAAGTCCGGGCAGCAAGCGGGCGGGAGACGGCGGGGCGGTCAATGAAGCAGAGGTTGACAGGGAAGGCGGCGGGGAGTTAGAAGCCGCGCCCTCCCGGAAGCAACAGCGGAAGCCACTGGGCGGCGCTGGAGCGGACGGGAAGTCGAAAAGAAAAAAGCTGAAGCTGAGAGGTTGACAGCGGATGCGAAGATGAAATAGAAGAGGCGCCCCGCTGACGGCGAGAAGGA from Myxococcus stipitatus includes:
- the gmk gene encoding guanylate kinase, coding for MSEPTVLQPGLLLVLSAPSGAGKTSLARRLLKETPQADFSISVTTRRPRGQERDGVDYHFVDVATFQQKIERGEFVEWAEVYGHFYGSPQSTVDGARARRGVAIFDIDVQGGQAIKRKHPDAVLIFVLPPSMEELERRLRDRKTDSDETIRRRMLAARSEIERGIAAYDYIVVNDDFERAFGELRSVVSAEQCRRGRVDLSRLKLGVGG